One window of the Pelomicrobium methylotrophicum genome contains the following:
- a CDS encoding aldo/keto reductase: MSGKASVPGFATRAGTEAYARTFGAQCAEGHYSDFLNLHLKLSSLGVGTFPGAASDEVDAHYATVVERALLAGINVIDTAAHYRYGRSARAVGEGLRRALARGVAREQVFLISKGGFLTFEGGLPEDFESWFEAQIVNRGLGERRDLCGVHLISPEHIAWQLDRSLEAMGVETLDAFLVDQPEVHIPVIGKAELNRKLERVFVALERAVAAGKIRYYGIATFNGLRVETDHPLFESIASLLGHAQKAAQAAAGDESARHHFRVIALPFNQIMPEGFTRFSQATGQGNIASTLQAAHQLRVYVLASHTLAKGHLATHCVDSVHAALPQLDNHAQRALQFNRSTPGIGTSLVGISTPAHLEDLLAVARRPPMRKEAYLRLYQRAE, from the coding sequence ATGAGCGGCAAGGCGTCCGTCCCCGGTTTTGCAACCCGCGCTGGCACAGAGGCCTATGCGCGGACCTTCGGCGCTCAATGTGCCGAGGGGCACTACAGTGACTTTCTGAATTTGCACTTGAAACTCTCGTCCCTTGGCGTGGGCACTTTTCCCGGGGCGGCAAGCGACGAGGTGGATGCCCATTACGCGACTGTCGTGGAACGGGCGCTGCTGGCGGGCATCAACGTCATTGACACCGCGGCTCACTACCGCTATGGCCGCTCAGCCCGGGCGGTAGGCGAAGGCCTGCGGCGGGCGCTTGCTCGAGGCGTTGCCCGCGAGCAGGTGTTTCTCATCTCGAAGGGCGGGTTTCTCACCTTTGAGGGCGGGCTGCCTGAGGACTTCGAGTCCTGGTTCGAGGCGCAGATCGTGAACCGCGGCCTGGGTGAGCGGCGCGATCTCTGTGGCGTGCACCTCATCAGCCCCGAACATATTGCCTGGCAACTCGACCGTTCGCTCGAGGCCATGGGCGTGGAGACGCTGGATGCGTTTCTGGTGGACCAACCCGAAGTGCACATCCCGGTGATCGGCAAGGCCGAGCTCAACCGCAAGCTGGAGCGGGTGTTCGTCGCGCTCGAGCGCGCGGTGGCCGCCGGCAAGATCCGCTACTACGGAATCGCCACTTTCAACGGCTTGCGCGTTGAGACCGACCATCCGCTGTTCGAGTCCATCGCCTCTCTCCTGGGGCACGCGCAGAAGGCGGCCCAGGCGGCCGCAGGAGACGAAAGCGCCAGGCATCACTTCCGCGTGATCGCCCTTCCCTTCAACCAGATCATGCCGGAAGGGTTCACGCGTTTTTCCCAAGCCACCGGCCAGGGTAACATCGCTTCCACGCTGCAGGCGGCGCACCAGCTCCGCGTATACGTGCTGGCGAGCCACACCCTCGCTAAGGGGCATTTGGCCACTCACTGCGTCGACAGCGTCCATGCGGCCTTGCCTCAGCTCGACAACCACGCCCAGCGCGCGCTGCAGTTCAACCGCTCCACCCCCGGTATCGGCACGAGCCTTGTCGGCATCAGCACGCCAGCGCACCTCGAAGACTTGCTGGCCGTGGCCCGTCGACCCCCGATGCGCAAGGAAGCCTACCTCCGACTGTACCAGCGGGCGGAGTGA
- a CDS encoding acetoin utilization protein AcuC, translated as MQSPRRDDPTSNPKATFIGSRGDDGRAYGENHPLAIPRVSLTQSLIHAYGALSEAEFVPARKAADYELEWFHSPDYVAAMKRSEALGRVKSIHRVRYRLGTLENPYFERFFTIAATATGASIQAAEAVLAGRIAFNPAGGMHHARPDHARGFCYFNDPVLAILRLRREGLRVLYVDLDAHHGDGVEEAFADDPEVLTLSLHMDTAYAYPHRGGRLEDAGTPAGAHTTVNVPLPLETHDAEYRLLFDAVWDPVLERFAPDAIVLQAGTDILAADPLGKLKVSTQCFLEVCAQVLRTAPRHADGTPRLLVTGGGGYHPLLLARAWTGLWGLLSGRALPEAIPPEGAELLRAVGWDQDEDAPHDPRLFESRLDSPEVRPVRPEVADLARRIRRHPFLA; from the coding sequence GTGCAATCCCCGCGCCGAGATGATCCCACGTCCAACCCCAAGGCCACGTTCATCGGCAGCCGTGGAGACGATGGCCGGGCCTACGGGGAAAACCACCCGCTCGCGATCCCGCGGGTTTCGCTGACCCAGTCATTGATCCACGCCTACGGAGCGCTGAGCGAGGCGGAATTCGTGCCTGCCCGCAAAGCTGCCGACTACGAGCTGGAGTGGTTCCACAGCCCCGACTACGTGGCGGCGATGAAGCGCAGCGAAGCGCTCGGCCGAGTAAAGAGCATTCACCGCGTGCGCTACCGCCTCGGCACGCTGGAGAATCCGTATTTCGAGCGTTTTTTCACCATTGCCGCCACGGCCACCGGCGCCAGCATCCAGGCGGCGGAAGCAGTGCTCGCCGGTCGCATCGCCTTTAACCCGGCGGGAGGCATGCATCACGCCCGCCCCGACCATGCCCGGGGCTTTTGCTATTTCAACGATCCTGTGCTGGCGATCCTGAGGCTGCGGCGCGAGGGCCTGCGGGTGCTGTACGTGGACTTGGACGCCCATCATGGCGACGGAGTGGAGGAGGCCTTTGCCGACGATCCCGAGGTGCTCACCCTCTCGCTCCACATGGATACGGCCTACGCTTACCCGCATCGAGGCGGTCGGCTCGAGGACGCGGGAACGCCGGCGGGCGCCCACACCACGGTGAACGTGCCGCTGCCTTTGGAAACCCACGACGCCGAGTACCGGCTGCTTTTCGACGCTGTCTGGGATCCGGTGCTCGAGCGTTTCGCGCCCGACGCCATCGTGTTGCAGGCCGGCACCGACATCCTGGCGGCTGATCCTCTCGGCAAGCTGAAGGTTTCCACCCAGTGCTTCCTGGAAGTGTGCGCCCAAGTGCTCCGAACGGCCCCCCGGCACGCCGACGGCACGCCGCGGCTGCTGGTGACCGGGGGCGGCGGCTATCACCCCCTGCTGCTCGCCCGTGCGTGGACGGGGCTATGGGGGCTGCTCTCGGGGCGGGCGCTTCCGGAAGCGATCCCGCCCGAGGGTGCCGAGCTGTTGCGTGCCGTGGGTTGGGACCAGGACGAGGATGCGCCCCACGATCCACGCCTGTTCGAATCGCGGCTCGACTCCCCCGAGGTGCGGCCCGTGCGCCCCGAAGTGGCCGACCTCGCACGGCGGATTCGGAGGCATCCATTTCTCGCCTGA